The sequence ATTCCAACGGTAAATCTTGCAGTTGGCTATGAAGATATTCATACGACAAAAGAAAAAATGCCGATCAAAGAATTAGTAAAAACAGCGGAGCTTGTCGTTGCTATTATTAAGGAAGCAGCAAATCAATAGCGATTATTTGGAAGTGAGACATCATGCATCATCTTTATCCTAAAAAAGGCCGAGTAATTCTTCACGTTGATATGAATTGCTTTTATGCAGCTGTTGAAATGTCATACAACCCAGCGCTTAAAGGAAAACCATTGGCGATTGCCGGGAATCCAGAGGAGCGGCGGGGAATTATCGTCACTTGTAGCTATGAAGCAAGGGCAAAAGGTGTGAAAACAACGATGCCGCTTTGGGAAGCGAAAAGATTATGCCCAGAGTTGATTGTCAGACGACCTGATTTTGAAAAATACCGCAAAGCTTCATTAGAGATGTTTCACATCCTAGCGAAATACAGTTCAGTAATCCAACCTGTTTCGATTGATGAAGGGTACGTAGACATAACGGAGAGCTACAAATTAGGTTCACCAATACAAATCGCTCATAAAATGCAGGCACAAATTTTAACTGAATTGGATTTGCCGTGTAGCATCGGGATTGCCCCGAATAAATTTCTCGCCAAAACAGCTTCAAATATGAAAAAGCCAATGGGAATCACGATTCTAAGGAAACGGGATGTTCCTGTTAAACTTTGGCCATTACATGTAGAAGTGATGCATGGCATCGGCAAACGGACAGCGGAGAAATTAAATAAAATTGGAATTACGACGATTGGGGAGCTTGCCAAAGCAAATGACTATCAGTTAAAACAGCTCTTAGGGATTAATGGACTACGGTTAAAAGAACGGGCGAATGGTGAAGACAATCGTCCTGTTGACCCCGATGCTGTGTCTGATTTTAAAAGCATTGGTAACTCAACGACTTTACCCGAAGATACGACGGATGAAGGGGAGATAAAGGCTGTTTTTGCACGTTTAGCTGCTTCTGTAGAAAGAAGGATGCAGCGAAAGCAGATGGTTTCTTGGAATATCCAAATTACGCTTCGCTATTATAACCGCGACACTGTTACAAGAAGCCGAAAGCTGAAAAATGCGATATTTACAAAAGAAGATATTTTTCAAGCGGCGTGGTATTTATATAAACAGCATTGGACTAGGGAGCCGCTTCGTTTATTAGGAATTACGGCTCAAGACCTTGAAGAAAAACATGATTCTACAAAGCAGCTCAATTTATTTACATTCGAAGAAGAAGCAAAGGATGAGCCTTTAGTGGAAACAATGGAAAAGTTAAAAAGCAAGTATGGCGACAACATTATCGTTAAAGGTATTGAAAAGAAGGTCCTTGATAACAGTGTGCCGACAACAAGCTTCCAAAAAGATTTTTTAGAAGATTTTAAGCTGGGAGAGGAGGAATAACGCGTGGAGCTAATATTTTTAGGTACAGGTGCAGGTGTTCCTGCGAAAGAACGGAATGTATCGGCGATAGCGCTTGACCTACCGCAAGAAAGAGGAACAACTTGGTTGTTTGATTGCGGTGAGGCAACCCAGCATCAAATTTTACATACAGCAATTAAGCCCCGCAAAATTGAAAAAATATTTATTACCCATCTACACGGAGACCATATATTTGGATTGCCTGGACTTCTTGGCAGTCGCTCTTTTCAGGATGGCACTTCCCAACTTACGATTTATGGCCCGAAAGGAATTAAGGAATATGTAGAAGTGTCGCTAAAAGTAAGTTCAACACATTTGAAGTATCCTTTAGAAATAGTGGAAATTGAAGAGGGTATCATTTTCGAAGACAATCAGTTTATCGTTGAAGCGGGAAAGTTGGAGCATGGCATACAAAGCTTTGGATATCGCATCATAGAGAAAGATTCAAGAGGTGCGCTTCAAGTGGATAAGTTGAAAGAATTAGGGATTTCTCCTGGTCCGATTTATCAAAGGA is a genomic window of Bacillus sp. (in: firmicutes) containing:
- a CDS encoding DNA polymerase IV, with translation MHHLYPKKGRVILHVDMNCFYAAVEMSYNPALKGKPLAIAGNPEERRGIIVTCSYEARAKGVKTTMPLWEAKRLCPELIVRRPDFEKYRKASLEMFHILAKYSSVIQPVSIDEGYVDITESYKLGSPIQIAHKMQAQILTELDLPCSIGIAPNKFLAKTASNMKKPMGITILRKRDVPVKLWPLHVEVMHGIGKRTAEKLNKIGITTIGELAKANDYQLKQLLGINGLRLKERANGEDNRPVDPDAVSDFKSIGNSTTLPEDTTDEGEIKAVFARLAASVERRMQRKQMVSWNIQITLRYYNRDTVTRSRKLKNAIFTKEDIFQAAWYLYKQHWTREPLRLLGITAQDLEEKHDSTKQLNLFTFEEEAKDEPLVETMEKLKSKYGDNIIVKGIEKKVLDNSVPTTSFQKDFLEDFKLGEEE
- a CDS encoding ribonuclease Z yields the protein MELIFLGTGAGVPAKERNVSAIALDLPQERGTTWLFDCGEATQHQILHTAIKPRKIEKIFITHLHGDHIFGLPGLLGSRSFQDGTSQLTIYGPKGIKEYVEVSLKVSSTHLKYPLEIVEIEEGIIFEDNQFIVEAGKLEHGIQSFGYRIIEKDSRGALQVDKLKELGISPGPIYQRIKAGEQITLNDGTKINGADFVGQDKPGRKLAILGDTRYTKKAVALASDVDLLVHEATFGKEDGTIAHDYFHSTNIQAAQVAKEANVKMLILTHISSRYQGNDSNELLDDAREVFQNVCIASDLCKYKVERGNE